The stretch of DNA TTGTTTTTCATTTTGCGTTGTTCGAGAGATGATCGGTGTTTGTGTAGCATGGAATCCTGACAGTGCTCCACAAGAAATAGTTAAGAATAATAATGGGAAAATGGGTGCGTTATCTGGATGGAAATTCTGTAATGAAAGTTCTGGAATTGGTGCTCCGGTAATCACTAAGCCACCACCGACACCAACAGCACTTATTAAAAGTAATGCACCGAAGAATGGATAGAATCTTCCGATAATTTTATCGATAGGAAGAAGTGTTGCTAAAATGTAGTAAATAAAAATAGCAGCGATAATAAGTCCTAAACCAACCTTACCGTTCATTAAATTATAAAGTAAGTCAGCTGGCGCTGTTACGAATACTGTACCAACTAATAAAAGAAGAAGAATGGCAAAGGCATTGACGACATGCTTCATCACCTTTCCAAGAAACTTACCAGCTAGCTCAGGAAGATGAGCCCCACGGTTTCGAATAGAAATCATTCCTGTTAAGTAATCATGGACAGCCCCAGCGAAAATACAGCCAAGCACGATCCATAGGAACGCTACAGGTCCGTAAAGAGCTCCCATAATCGGTCCGAAAATCGGTCCAACACCTGCGATATTTAAAAGCTGGATTAAGGAATTTTTCTTTGTATTCATAGGCAGGTAGTCTACACCATCTTCATGTGTGAAAGCAGGCGTTGGTCTTCCTTCATTAACCACGAATACTTTTTCAACAAACTTGCCGTAAGTAAAGTATCCGACAATTAAAAGGGCAATACAGGCTAAAAAAGTAATCAAAAGATTCCCTCCTTATAATAAAAAATGAATGCGTTTACAAAAATTATAAAAGAATTTCAGTAATAAAGAACATTTTGTGATCAAGATGTAGAAATAACAGGTTAACATGTAGCTAGAAAAGATTAAAACGCATTTAAGAATTAGATTAACTAGGAAATTATGTAACGATATAAAAAAAGCAGCGGAGGCCGACGCCTAAGATCATATTAAATTTCTAGACGAACTCGTAAAGACTTAACATAATTCCTGCTGACGGATAGCAATTCATGTCTTCCTTCTATTTCAAGCTGATAGGCGCCATTAAACCAAGGGGTAAGTCGAGTAACATAGTCAAGGTTTACAAGGTAACTTTTATGGATTCGAAAAAAGGAATAAGGATTAAGTCGATTCTCAAGGTCTTTTAAAGGAGTCTTTGCTTCGAATTCTCCAGATTTTGTAATTATTTTTGTAACTTTATCATCTCTATACATATATAAGATATATTTTGGTTCAATATAGAAGATTTCCCCATTCTCCTCCACAGCAAGCTTTCCCGTTGATTTAGTAATTTTAATATTTCTTTGAGAACGTAATTTTTTTTCAATGCGATGAATCGTTTTATGAAGCAGTTCCTCATCATATGGCTTGAGCAAGTAATCGATTGCTTCATAGCGAAAAGCCTCTGCAGCAAATTGTGGATAAGCAGTTGTGAAAATGATTAATGGATTTTTCTTTAATTCCATTAACGATTTTGCAGCTTCCATCCCATTCATTACTGGCATTTCGACATCAAGAAAAACAACATCAGGCTGTAATTGAATAGTCTTCATAATAGAGGCGTCACCAGATTCTGCCTCACCTACAATTTGAATAGAAGGAAAGCTTTTTAATAAATGCTTAAGTTCATCTCGACTGTATCGTTCGTCATCAACAATTAAAGCTTTAATGATCTGTTCCATTTATTTTTCCTCCGAAAGCGGGATAGAAAATGAAACGGCGGTTCCTCTATGAAGTTCACTCCTCGTCTGAATAGCTGCTTCACTTCCGAACATCATAGTTAGTCTTCGATTGACATTATAAAGGGCAAGACCGGTTCCGGATTCCGAATGGATAATTTTTTTTCCAACCAAATTGGCTCTCTCCTTATGCATCCCCTTGCCGTTGTCTTCAACTGTGACAAGAGTGCAAGTGTCCTCTATCTTTATCAAGATTTTAATCATACAATCCCTATCCTTATCCTTTATTCCATGTTTGATGGCATTTTCAATAATCGGCTGCAAGGTTAGTGGCGGAACCTTGACTAACAATGCTTCATCATCAATATCATAAATAACCTCAAGTTTATCGATAAATCGTGTTTCTTCAATTTCAAGATAGGCTTTCACATGCTTGAGCTCTTGTTCAAGCGTTGTCATGCTTAATGTTGTTCCCGCCAAATTTTGACGCAAAAAATGGGAGATGGAAACAAGCAGCTTTCTTGCTTTTCCTGGATCAATGCGTATTAAGGAAACAATTGTATTTAAAGAATTGAATAAAAAATGTGGACTAATTTGGGCTTGCAGCGCCTTGATCTCTAATTCCTTTGCCAACTGGTATGCCTTATCAGCCTCGGCAATTTCAAGCTGATGGCTGAGAAGAACACTTAGTCCAGCTATTATTTCTTTAGCAAAAGGGGTCACTTCCTTTTCTGAACGAAAATAAAACTTTAATGTTCCAATTGTTACACCCCTTTGTTTCAAAGGAGCAATGACTGCCGCACCAAGAGGGCAGTTATGACTTTGGCAATGGATCGTCTCGTCATTAGCGATAGTAATTTTTCCCTCTCTAATCGCATCTTTCGTAATTTGCGTTTGAATGGGAATATTAGCACGATGATGCTCATCACCGACACCTACATGAGCTAATATTTCAGTTAGATTTGTCATGGCAACGGCACTTGTTTGTACTTCCTTGTGTAGAATTTTGCAGACTGCTTCTGCAGAATAGTTGTTCATGCCTTTCCGAAGATAGGCAAGTGTTTGATCTGCGATACGCAGTGTTTTTTGTGCTTGAAGTGCAATGGCTTTTTCTTCTTCGTTTACTACATTTTTTATGATTAGTAGAAAGAGCGCTGAGCCTAACCCATTTGCGAGAATCATAGGCATGCCTATTACTTCAACAAGGGAGAGCGCTTTATCAAAGGGACGGGAAAATAATAAGATAATGAGCATCTGAATTGCTTCTGCAACAGCTCCAATTAGGAAAGCAGATGAAAGCTTGACATGCTTATTTTTTCGGTAAAAAGCCCCAGCAATAACTCCAGCAATTATAGAAGCGGCACCACATGAAAAGGCAGTAAAGCCACCTATTGTAAACCGGTGAATTCCCGCTATTAAGCCTGCACCTATTCCAATTTTATAGCCACCAAGAAGCCCAGCAATTACAACCCCAATAACTCTAGAATTTGCAAGAGCTTCATCGGAAGAAAGACCTGAAGCCCATCGATTGAACTGTAGAGTTTCTGTACTAAATGCAAGACCAGAATAAGTGCCGATAATTCCAAAAAAGCCAAAGAAAAGGATGGCTTTATACTGCTGCTTCAGATTTAATTGTTCTTGGTAAATCATATCTCTAAAGAACCGCAGCCGTGTTAGGATAAAAGCAATCGTCACAATAATTCCTAGACGTTCTAGCATCGTAAAGAGCAATTCAAACATATGATTTCTCCTTTAGCTAGTAATTGTTTCATCTATTTTAAAATAAAAACATAAAAAATAATATAAATTTCGATTATTCAAACTATTATTGTATCGATAAAAAAACAGCCTTAATGGCTGCTAATTCTTACCGTTCGAATATAACTTCCTTATCCAGAACAACCTCCTTACGGGGGAGCTCCATTGGAGAAGCAAAGGGAATTAAGGAAAAATGAATATTAATTAAGTCAAAAGGCAATGTAGGTGTGACGAGAAAACTCACTTGTGTATTTCCACCACCACCATGGGATCCATTTCTCCTAACCTTGTAGTCTGCAGGTCCTGTAACCTCCAGCATTAAATGAGGGATAATATGTCCAATATTTTCATCCTCTTTTAAGTTATAGTTGATTTCTAATGTCACAATGCTTCCATGCTCATGCTGCATGGAATGAGTTAGAAGATAATCAAAATCGTCAAGTGTTGATTTTTCCATAATTTGGATAACAGCTAAAAGCTCCCCTGGTCCTTCAGGCATGTAGAATGGCACGCTTCCATCATTAAGCTGGTTTATCAGCCAACCAATCTCAGAAACCTCCATCTCAAATCTATTTGACCATTCTTCAATCAGCTCAGTTGGAGGAAAGAATCGCTTTCCATTTGCGGAAGCCTTCCGTTCGTTCATGATTCTTAATATCTCTTCATCTAAGCTTTTTATTTCATCATTGTATTCAGACCGTACTCTACCAAACTCTGACCAACCCAATCCTCATCCCTCCAAATATTTACTGTATTTGGAATCATTTTAACAAATATTAGTTTAAAAACCCAATTTAGGTGCATTTTGTTTTTTTACGATCCTTGATAAGTTACATTGAATATACAAATTCCATTTCAATTATTAAGACCGTTTTCCCACGATTTTGAGGATAATGGCCGTTATAGAGAGTTCATTCGTGTTCAATGAGAACAAGTAAGATTGACTTTCCCTATTTTATAGACTTTTATTGAACCCATAAAGCTTATTCGCCAATTACAAAGTTAGTGAATTATGTAATTTTAAATTTTATTGTTGCACCTACAGTTACGTTAGGGACTATGATCGAACTATAAAGAAAACTATCTATTTAGCAAGGAGGAACTGATATGAATGAGAAGAAAACATTTTTAATCGGAGAATTCTCTGAAAAGACAGGTACTTCGGTGAGGACATTACATTATTATGATGAAATTGGCCTTCTTAAACCAGATAAGGATCCAAGCTCAGGTCACCGGCACTATTCAGATAAGGATGTATTAATATTGCAAAAAATAGTAAGCTTGAAATTTCTAGGCTATAGTCTAGAGCAAATTAAAGGAATGATCGATGAGCCAAGTTTTGATGTGAGCTTAAATGAATCATTGCAAATCCAAAAGAAGGCTTTAGAGGAGGAGAAATTTCAGATTGAGACGGCACTTACTTCCATTAATCGAACTATTAAGCTGCTTGAAGAAGAAGGAGAAGTAGATAGTGCGATCTTAATGAGTTTAATCAATACGGTTCAAACAGAAAAAAACACGCGTGAATGGCTTGAGCAGCGGACTACTAAAGATGTAGTCGATTATTTATATAATAAATCTGAAGATGATGTATTGTCGTTGGATAAGGAATATATTCATTTATCAAAAAAGGTAAAGGAATTAGTCGGATTGCCAATAGAGGATCCGCAAGTACAGGAGCTAATTGAACAATATATGAAAGCTACTCTTGATTTCATTGGAGAGGAAGCGATGCACGCTTTGGCAGAAATGGATTTGAGTGAAGCGGATAAGCTGCAAGAGATGATGCCTTCTCCATTTACAAAGGAAGAAGAGGACTGGTTAAATCAGGCGATGGATTATTATATGGTTCAAAACGGAATGGTTGATCCACAGAATAATCAAGAATAAGGTTCATTTTAATAGAGTTGCCAATGCAGCTCTATTTTTTTGTAAATAGGAATGTTAAAATTAATAAACGAACTGAAGCGAAATTGCCATTTCGATAAAGTATCAGCGATAAAGAACGCATAAGAAAAATGTAGAAATCCACAAAAGGACTTAGCTTTCGCAAAGTTTTTCTTATGTTTCTCTAAAATAGAATATAATAAGAAAAGAAAATCAACTAGTGAAGGGACAGGAAAGAAATGATTGTCAAAAATGAAGATGAATTGTTAGCTCTTAAAGAAATAGGGAAGATTGTTGCTTCCATACGTGATGAATTAATTGCGCGGACAAAACCAGGTGTGACAACGAAAGAACTGGATGATTATGCTGGCGAGCTATTTGAAAAATACGGAGCGATTTCTGGTCCAAAGGGAGAGTATGACTTCCCGGGATACACTTGTATTAGTGTCAATGAGGAA from Cytobacillus dafuensis encodes:
- a CDS encoding carbon starvation CstA family protein, whose translation is MITFLACIALLIVGYFTYGKFVEKVFVVNEGRPTPAFTHEDGVDYLPMNTKKNSLIQLLNIAGVGPIFGPIMGALYGPVAFLWIVLGCIFAGAVHDYLTGMISIRNRGAHLPELAGKFLGKVMKHVVNAFAILLLLLVGTVFVTAPADLLYNLMNGKVGLGLIIAAIFIYYILATLLPIDKIIGRFYPFFGALLLISAVGVGGGLVITGAPIPELSLQNFHPDNAPIFPLLFLTISCGALSGFHATQTPIISRTTQNEKQGRKIFYGMMIAEGIIAMIWAAAAMSLFNGYSGLNDMLTNIGTAGIVGEASKLMLGAIGGTLAVLGVIILPITSGDTAFRSARMIIADYMNFSQKKISSRLWIALPLFAISIALTKVDFTILWRYFSWANQSTAVIALWVGAMYLFIAKKNYWIAMIPGIFMTMATMTYILNAKIGFGLSLNTSYIGATIITAVIILLFYIAAKKARMNNLTLEDDVSGWKKVA
- a CDS encoding LytR/AlgR family response regulator transcription factor, yielding MEQIIKALIVDDERYSRDELKHLLKSFPSIQIVGEAESGDASIMKTIQLQPDVVFLDVEMPVMNGMEAAKSLMELKKNPLIIFTTAYPQFAAEAFRYEAIDYLLKPYDEELLHKTIHRIEKKLRSQRNIKITKSTGKLAVEENGEIFYIEPKYILYMYRDDKVTKIITKSGEFEAKTPLKDLENRLNPYSFFRIHKSYLVNLDYVTRLTPWFNGAYQLEIEGRHELLSVSRNYVKSLRVRLEI
- a CDS encoding sensor histidine kinase — its product is MFELLFTMLERLGIIVTIAFILTRLRFFRDMIYQEQLNLKQQYKAILFFGFFGIIGTYSGLAFSTETLQFNRWASGLSSDEALANSRVIGVVIAGLLGGYKIGIGAGLIAGIHRFTIGGFTAFSCGAASIIAGVIAGAFYRKNKHVKLSSAFLIGAVAEAIQMLIILLFSRPFDKALSLVEVIGMPMILANGLGSALFLLIIKNVVNEEEKAIALQAQKTLRIADQTLAYLRKGMNNYSAEAVCKILHKEVQTSAVAMTNLTEILAHVGVGDEHHRANIPIQTQITKDAIREGKITIANDETIHCQSHNCPLGAAVIAPLKQRGVTIGTLKFYFRSEKEVTPFAKEIIAGLSVLLSHQLEIAEADKAYQLAKELEIKALQAQISPHFLFNSLNTIVSLIRIDPGKARKLLVSISHFLRQNLAGTTLSMTTLEQELKHVKAYLEIEETRFIDKLEVIYDIDDEALLVKVPPLTLQPIIENAIKHGIKDKDRDCMIKILIKIEDTCTLVTVEDNGKGMHKERANLVGKKIIHSESGTGLALYNVNRRLTMMFGSEAAIQTRSELHRGTAVSFSIPLSEEK
- a CDS encoding MerR family transcriptional regulator, with amino-acid sequence MNEKKTFLIGEFSEKTGTSVRTLHYYDEIGLLKPDKDPSSGHRHYSDKDVLILQKIVSLKFLGYSLEQIKGMIDEPSFDVSLNESLQIQKKALEEEKFQIETALTSINRTIKLLEEEGEVDSAILMSLINTVQTEKNTREWLEQRTTKDVVDYLYNKSEDDVLSLDKEYIHLSKKVKELVGLPIEDPQVQELIEQYMKATLDFIGEEAMHALAEMDLSEADKLQEMMPSPFTKEEEDWLNQAMDYYMVQNGMVDPQNNQE